The genomic DNA TACACTTAGAGTACACGCGGAACAGGGCTGCTGTTTCCCTACCGCAACAGTCTGGGCAGAGAAGGACGAAAGTCCGCAGCtagacaggaggaggaggagagacacGAGAGCGCGGGGGAAGGCGGTGGGATCGGAGGGGGGTAGCCAGGCCAGAGCATTTATGTGGCGGCGGCCGGCCGGAGCGTCCCTAGATGTCTATGCGGGAATGCAGGGCGCTGTGTTTGCTGTCGTGCTCCCAGTAGGAACAGTGCATCATGGACAGCTCGGTGGGCTGGCGGGCGCAGGCGAACTGAAGGCCGGCTCCGTTCGCcgccggggccgcgggcggcgcggggctggccgggctgagctgctggtgatGGTGGGCATGcgggtggtggtggtggcccATGCCGTTGTAGGAGTTCACCATACCGGGTAGAGCCATGCTCTGCACCCGCGAGTAGGGGCTGTAGGACGCCGGGCCCGAGAGTCCTTTCACATTGACGGGGCTGACGTTCCCGCCAGACATTTGGCAGGAGGTGTAGGGCATGGGCGCAGGGGGCTGCGCCAGCGGCCACGAGTTGTTCATGAAGGTGGACTGCAAGTATTTAGGCGGGGAGAGGTAGCCGTAGCTGTCGGGGCTGAAGAGGGTCTTGCCGGGCTGGAAGTGGGTCGGGGGCGGCCGGAAGGGCCGCTTCATCCTTCGTCTCCTGCGGTAGTTGCCCTTCTCGAACATGTCCTCGCAGGCGGGGTCCAGGGTCCAGTAGTTGCCCTTGCGCTCGCCGCCGCCCTCCCGGGGCACCTTGATGAAGCACTCGTTGAGGCTGAGGTTGTGGCGGATGCTGTTCTGCCAGCCCTTCTTGTTCTTCTCGTAGAAAGGGAACTTGCTGATGATGTACTGGTAGATCCCGGACAGCGTGAGCCTCTTCTCCGCGCTCTCCCGGATGGCCATGGCGATCAGGGCCACATAGGAGTAGGGGGGCTTCTGCGAGGGGTCCGGCTTCTCGGGGCCCTTGTCGGCGCTCAGCTCCTCCTTGACCCGCTCCGGCTCCTTGCTGCCTCCGGTGtcatgagccagcagtgccaCCGTGTCCTCCTCGCCGTCCGGGTAGCTGCTCATCATGGTCACTCGCGTCCGTcgccccgccgcccgcggcGCGATGCGGAGCGCTGCCCGGTGCGCGGAGTCCGCTGCTGGCGGCCGTCCCGCCCCGCGCTGGCAGGGACCGAAGCAAGGGTCGGAGCCGGGGCCGCTGTCGAAGCCAGGACCGGGACGGAGATCGGGAGGCGCCTCTCGCGGCGCCGCTGGTCCGTGCAGCGCGGCGCCGTCCCTGCCCCGGCGGGCTCCGCTCCCCTCTGCCGCGGCGGCCGGGCTCTTTTCTGATTTGTATGGGCCCGGCCGAGTTCCGCTTTCGTCAGGAGCCCGCTCCCCTATCGCCGCCGAGCCGCTGGGCACGGCCGAGTTCACCCCGCAGTCACGGCGCCGTGGTCAGCCCCGCTCACACGCGGCCCGACGTGGCCCCGCTGAGCAGCGCGGaaccgccccggcccggccgcgccgccgggggcggggggggggcggcacGTCTGAGGGGCGCTGAGCGACCTCCCGCCCGGGGAACCGCCGGGACCCGCggcgctgccctgccctcccGCCCGGCACGGGGCCGCGCTGGAGGCGGTGGGTGCGAGGGGGTGTGCCCGCAGCAGCGGCGCTCGCCCCTGCCCAGGCGGTTGTCACACGTCCAGTCTCACACGCGGTCGCATTTATATGTTTTGGCCCAGGGCCCCGCCAACCGATCGCTCCCGGGGAGCACAGGGAGGCCGTTACCGCTCCCTGCAAGTCGGTTCTTGCAGCCGTTAtttgcaggaggcagagagcaAGAAGTGCCGGGTCGCTTCTTGTCCCTCCCTGCAATGTACGCGCAGGCATCCAGCGCGACTGGTGCGCGAAAAGACGCCTGGAGGGCCAGGGCCGGGTGGCGAGTCAGGGGATGACACACCGGGCAGCTCTCCTACTCATTCCCCTGGAGGGCTCCGGTTTACTTCACACGGTTCCAGAAGCACCGTATGTGGCACCGACATTGCCCTGCTCCTTCAACCTTTCCTGCCTTCAGGTAGAGCCTCCCCACTCAGTAGAAAGGCAGGCTCAGCTGGCCCGGGTATAGGAGGTGCCGTGTAATAACAGATGGCTAAGACGGGGCTGCTACAACCACGGGTACAGAAGCGGGTGGGTGAATAGAGGACACTTGGTACTGGTTTCTAACGGAGCCTTCATCCCGATCCCCGAGAGCAGGGCAAAGTGGCCCAGTTCATCCTCCTGAAGCCCTCACTAGACAACGCGGCCACCGGCCACCGCAGGAGCCAGGACAAACTCTGCGGGACAGGGGCCACCTGTGCTCCACAACCGCGGCACCCACTCAGCCCCTGAGATGCGGTGATGCAGGTACAGCTCCTCTCCAGGGATTTGGCCGCACAGGGCTGACCTCCCCTCCCATAGCCAAGCACAGCGCAGTAATTGCCCtcccaggctgtccagaggaGACCCTCGGAGAGATTATTCGTACAGCGCGGCGCCCGCACGTCTGCGGGCCGGCAGGTCACGGCCCTCAGACTCGCTTTTGCTATCCTTGAGCATGAGCCTCTGAGCTTCACTGTTGCCCATCCCGCGTATTTTGCGTGCCACAGCGCTTTCCGTAAGGCAGCTTGGAGGGCTGGCAGCACTCGAGCGACGTACTTGGTGCAACCCGGCCGCTCCCGTCGGGGTGCCCCAGAGCTCTGGCGTTTCGCGCAGTTCTTGTGCCCGGCCAAGGACACGCGGGGCCCTGTTCCCCTCCCTGGGAGAGGTTAGTTGTGGGTGAAGACAGTCAAAGATGCAGAAACTTATTTTAGCCGATAAATAAAATAGCCTTAATGGGGGATAAAGTATTTGTACATATTATTATGTTTCTCCTTTGAAAgacatttctgcattttttccctgtAGCCATATAACGAATCTCTTGTCTCCTATAGGCGGAGAAACGGATACCCTAAAACCTGGACTGCACAAATTCAGTCACAGAAACGAGGCTCCTATGTTTCCGCACACAGCCGCGGAGCAGCGTACACCGCCTCCCAAGCACTCCCTTAACACACAAACGAAACTGAGGAGGGACGAGGCCCACAAGAGAGATGCTCTCCGGTTTGCCTCCATGGCCGGCCCCGGCAGCTCGCTGCGCGCAGGGCGGCGGGGCAGCCGGAGCCAGCTGTGCCTCGCCGGGATGGCGCtcccggggccggggctgccgggCTCCCCAGGGCCCGAGCGAGCCTTTTTCTGCCCACCACCCATGCTCCTTCCGAAGCTCTCCCTTGCAGGCATTTCCGCGGCGAGAGCCGGTGCAGGTGTAAGAGCACTGCGGCGTGTGTCATCACCTCCGTCAAATGGCATTTTCATTCCTAAGCCGGGCgagcagctcctcaccaggGCTGGCTGACTCACTCGCAGAGAACACTTGAAATCCGAGGGGCTTATTTGGGTGTTTTTGACAGCCCCATCAAGGGGGATTTCGGATGAACACCAATGCAGAAGCTCAGCCCGGCGCTGGGACCGGCAGTCGAGCCGAGCAGCGGCAAAGGTGAGCCCAGAGCCCCGTGTGCGGCTACTTGAACGACTGACATAAGGGCAGGCAGGATGACACTGTCTAGCTTTCCCATCTCCCCGTGCTAATGAAGCTCTTCTTGGGACATTAAAGTACCACTTCAAAACGTAGGGGCACGCCACTGCAGCTGAGCCTGGACAACGTAGCTGCAGTTAAGCAGAGAGCTATGATCTTTACCGGCATTCACAGAAATGTCTCAGGGAGGGGAGTGCAAGTAAGAGGGACGGGCAGCGAGCACAGAGTAGCAACGACCCCTTCCCCGGTGATGGAGCGCGGTAGCCCGTTACGACCCCGGGGAGCTGCTCTATCCGCCCGTGCCGTGGCCGGGCAGAAGTTTAGGAAATGTGGGCAAAGTAGGCGCAGAAGGAGCCATCAGGAGCCACCATCGGACCGGGTCTCAGCAGCCCTCGGGGGTAGGGGAAGCAGGAGGGGAGGCAGCAGTGGAAAGGGCGCAGGGCGCCGGTGCACGGACACAAGCCGACTGCGGCGAGGGGCAGATCCCACCGCGGGACGCTGAAAGGCGGCGGAGAAACGACTCAGGCACACGAGGGCAGAAGAGCCTCGGCTCCAGCCCGTTCCCACTGCCGCGAAGCCGGGAAGGAGGCGGGCAGAGAGCGGCTGAGTCCCGGCCGCGCAACCCCGCTAAGAGGCCCGAGAGGGGCTGCAAGTCAGGGCTTCGCCCCGCTTCTTCCGTAGCGCACCGACGCGAGTCCCCCTTCCCGAAGCGAATACGGGACGCTCCGCTGCCGCCCCACGTCCAGTATTCCGTCTGGGCAGCAGGCGAGCTCGTACCCGCGGTTGGAACCGCCGTGCGGAGCGGGGCATGGCAAGCGACGGAGGTCTCCGTGAGAGCACCGGGCAGCGCCGCGGGGAGACGGGGCAGAGCACCGCCCCCACGCCTTGCCCCAGCAGCCCGAACAAGTCTTCCCGCGAAAGCATTACCTTCAGCTGCAGTACTGATAAGACTCGAGTGGCCTGAGCTGTATGGTTTGGTTTttaggttgttttgttttctactcACCGCCGTGCAGACAGGAGAGACGATTTCTATCTGGAAGGTTTGGGGTCGGTTTGCTTGAAAATATGGCAGGCTTCCTCTCCCAaagttttttctctcttagaGAGAAACCGCGTCTCC from Colius striatus isolate bColStr4 chromosome 12, bColStr4.1.hap1, whole genome shotgun sequence includes the following:
- the FOXL2 gene encoding forkhead box protein L2, with the protein product MMSSYPDGEEDTVALLAHDTGGSKEPERVKEELSADKGPEKPDPSQKPPYSYVALIAMAIRESAEKRLTLSGIYQYIISKFPFYEKNKKGWQNSIRHNLSLNECFIKVPREGGGERKGNYWTLDPACEDMFEKGNYRRRRRMKRPFRPPPTHFQPGKTLFSPDSYGYLSPPKYLQSTFMNNSWPLAQPPAPMPYTSCQMSGGNVSPVNVKGLSGPASYSPYSRVQSMALPGMVNSYNGMGHHHHPHAHHHQQLSPASPAPPAAPAANGAGLQFACARQPTELSMMHCSYWEHDSKHSALHSRIDI